Proteins encoded in a region of the Mariprofundus ferrinatatus genome:
- the tkt gene encoding transketolase, with protein sequence MSNSSRRHLANAVRALAMDGVQKANSGHPGAPMGMADIAEVLWNDYMKHNPTNPKWADRDRFILSNGHGSMLIYSLLHLTGYDLGMDDLKQFRQLHSRTPGHPEYGYAPGVETTTGPLGQGITNGVGMALAEKTLAAQFNKPGHTIVDHNTYVFLGDGCLMEGISHEACSLAGTLGLGKLIAFWDDNGISIDGHVEGWFSDDTPGRFEAYGWQVIRGVDGHDAEEIKQAIETAKAETGKPTMICCKTVIGFGSPNMAGTHDCHGAALGHDEIALVRKELGWEYEPFEIPDDVYAGWDNKDAGAAAEADWDARFAAYAAEYPAEAAEFTRRINNELSADWDAGADAFIAEVAAKGETIASRKASQNAIEGLAKITPEFLGGSADLAGSNLTLWSGAKPVVKDPAGNYVNYGVREFGMAAMINGVALHGGFVPYGATFLMFSEYARNALRMAALMKVRHIEVFTHDSIGLGEDGPTHQPVEQTATLRMIPNMDVWRPCDAVESAVSWKVAIKNQTGPTSLIFSRQNLPHQNRSSEQIKLIERGGYILKDSDGTPDVIIIATGSEVSLAMEAAAASDKNVRVVSMPSTNAFDKQDAAYKESVLPSSVTARVAVEAGVTGFWAKYVGLNGKVVGIDTFGESAPAGELFKMFGITTEAVIAAVNEVA encoded by the coding sequence ATGAGTAATAGCAGCCGTAGACACTTGGCCAATGCCGTTCGCGCACTCGCAATGGATGGCGTACAGAAAGCAAATTCCGGGCACCCGGGTGCACCAATGGGCATGGCGGATATCGCCGAAGTCCTGTGGAATGACTACATGAAACACAACCCGACCAACCCGAAATGGGCTGATCGCGATCGATTCATCCTTTCCAATGGTCACGGCTCTATGCTGATCTACTCCCTGCTCCACCTGACCGGCTACGATCTGGGTATGGATGATCTGAAACAGTTTCGTCAGCTGCACTCACGCACTCCGGGTCACCCGGAATACGGATATGCTCCGGGCGTTGAAACCACAACCGGGCCACTGGGCCAGGGTATCACCAACGGTGTAGGTATGGCACTTGCCGAAAAGACACTGGCAGCACAGTTCAACAAGCCTGGCCACACCATCGTTGATCACAACACTTACGTATTCCTCGGCGATGGCTGCCTGATGGAAGGCATCTCCCACGAAGCCTGCTCACTGGCCGGCACACTGGGCCTGGGCAAATTGATCGCTTTCTGGGATGACAACGGCATCTCTATTGATGGCCATGTTGAAGGCTGGTTCTCTGATGATACCCCGGGCCGCTTTGAAGCATACGGCTGGCAGGTTATCCGCGGTGTAGATGGCCATGACGCTGAAGAGATCAAGCAGGCGATTGAAACCGCCAAGGCTGAAACCGGCAAACCAACCATGATCTGCTGCAAGACCGTCATCGGTTTCGGTTCCCCGAACATGGCTGGCACGCATGACTGCCACGGCGCAGCTCTCGGTCACGATGAGATCGCTCTGGTTCGCAAGGAGCTGGGCTGGGAGTACGAGCCTTTCGAAATCCCTGATGATGTATACGCCGGCTGGGACAACAAAGATGCAGGCGCTGCTGCAGAAGCTGATTGGGATGCCCGCTTCGCTGCATACGCTGCTGAATACCCTGCAGAAGCAGCTGAATTCACTCGCCGCATCAACAATGAGCTCTCTGCCGATTGGGACGCAGGCGCTGATGCATTCATTGCTGAAGTGGCTGCAAAAGGTGAAACCATCGCATCTCGCAAGGCTTCACAGAACGCCATCGAAGGCCTGGCCAAGATCACACCTGAATTCCTGGGCGGCTCCGCCGACCTGGCCGGCTCCAACCTGACCCTCTGGTCCGGTGCCAAGCCAGTCGTTAAAGATCCTGCTGGCAACTACGTAAACTACGGTGTACGTGAGTTCGGCATGGCTGCAATGATCAATGGTGTCGCACTGCACGGTGGTTTTGTTCCTTACGGTGCAACCTTCCTTATGTTCTCAGAGTACGCACGTAACGCACTGCGCATGGCAGCCCTCATGAAGGTACGTCACATTGAAGTATTCACCCATGACTCCATCGGCCTTGGTGAAGACGGACCGACCCACCAGCCGGTTGAGCAGACTGCAACCCTGCGCATGATTCCGAACATGGATGTATGGCGTCCATGCGATGCAGTTGAATCTGCTGTATCATGGAAGGTTGCGATCAAGAACCAGACCGGCCCGACCTCACTGATATTCTCACGTCAGAACCTGCCGCACCAGAACCGCTCTTCCGAGCAGATCAAACTGATTGAGCGCGGTGGTTATATCCTGAAAGATAGTGATGGCACACCAGATGTGATCATCATTGCAACCGGTTCTGAAGTTTCACTGGCGATGGAAGCTGCCGCCGCATCTGACAAGAACGTTCGCGTGGTTTCCATGCCATCGACCAACGCCTTCGACAAACAGGATGCCGCGTACAAAGAGTCAGTACTGCCATCATCCGTGACTGCACGTGTTGCGGTTGAAGCAGGTGTTACTGGCTTCTGGGCCAAGTATGTTGGCCTGAACGGCAAGGTAGTCGGTATCGACACCTTCGGTGAATCGGCTCCTGCCGGTGAACTGTTCAAGATGTTCGGCATTACCACTGAAGCAGTTATCGCAGCAGTGAATGAAGTAGCTTAA
- the glpX gene encoding class II fructose-bisphosphatase, whose amino-acid sequence MSTVCDLKIDLVEVCEAAARACAPFVGSGQKDEGDGLAVDAMRERINQVNMKGVVVIGEGAKDEAPALYDDEPVGTGIGVGVDIAVDPIEGTNLFAKDMPGSIVTLAAAPAGSMYRPGSCFYMDKQVYPKAARGKIDPEAPVADRLGALAKALGKDIREIRVFILDKPRHQDLIRDVYACGAKVRLATDGDVNGAIQAVLNMGSDALFGIGGTPEGIVTACAARAMGAEMFGRMAPQKDFEIKLCEEEGIDTKRIITRDELVTSDDVMFIATGLTSGAYVHHVKVGTDADGRYMTTDTVVLSGSVGNIRRVQTTLHV is encoded by the coding sequence ATGAGCACTGTTTGCGATCTTAAAATTGACTTGGTGGAAGTATGCGAGGCGGCTGCTCGAGCATGCGCGCCATTCGTCGGTTCCGGCCAGAAAGATGAGGGTGATGGCCTTGCAGTAGATGCAATGCGTGAACGCATAAACCAGGTCAACATGAAAGGTGTTGTTGTCATTGGCGAAGGTGCGAAGGATGAGGCACCTGCCCTGTATGACGACGAACCAGTAGGTACCGGCATCGGAGTCGGTGTCGACATCGCTGTTGACCCGATTGAAGGAACCAACCTTTTTGCCAAGGATATGCCTGGCTCCATCGTAACACTGGCTGCTGCTCCGGCAGGCAGCATGTACCGCCCTGGTTCTTGTTTCTACATGGACAAGCAGGTTTATCCCAAAGCCGCACGCGGCAAGATTGATCCTGAAGCACCTGTTGCCGACCGCCTCGGCGCACTGGCGAAGGCACTTGGTAAGGATATCCGTGAGATTCGCGTATTTATTCTGGATAAGCCACGTCACCAGGATCTGATTCGTGATGTATATGCCTGCGGTGCAAAAGTTCGCCTGGCAACTGACGGTGATGTGAACGGCGCGATCCAGGCCGTATTGAATATGGGCTCCGACGCTCTGTTTGGCATCGGCGGAACACCTGAAGGAATCGTAACTGCCTGCGCTGCACGCGCAATGGGAGCGGAAATGTTTGGTCGCATGGCGCCTCAGAAGGATTTTGAGATTAAGCTTTGCGAGGAAGAGGGAATTGACACCAAAAGGATTATCACCCGTGATGAGCTGGTCACATCTGACGATGTAATGTTCATTGCAACCGGCCTGACTTCCGGTGCCTATGTGCACCACGTCAAGGTTGGAACTGATGCCGATGGCCGTTACATGACTACCGACACGGTCGTCCTTTCCGGCTCAGTCGGCAATATCCGCCGGGTTCAAACAACACTTCACGTCTGA